The genomic stretch ACGCACCCAGCATTTGCATCTGGAGTCGACTCATCGGGCTGTCTTTCTCGTCGCCGAACGAGAGGCCGTCGCGGACGAAGTGTATCGACGTGTCGTGAGCGGTGACGCGCTCGACTGTCGAGAGCAGGTCCTGTTGCGAGCGGGCCATGCGGCTGATCTCGTGGCAGACGACGGCGACCACCTCGTCGGCCTCGACAGCTTCCATCAGTCGGCGGTAGCCGTCGCGCTTGGTGTTCGTGCCGGTACTCTTGTCGCGGTACGTGGTGATCTCCGAGAGGTCGGCCCCCAGTTCGTTCTGCGCGTACTCGCTGGTGCTGGTCAACTGGCGGTCGAGAGACTGGTCGGCAGTCGACACCCGGACGTAACACGCGATGCACGCCTCACTCATGATCGGTGTGCTCCTCGTAGAAGTGGTCAAGCAGCGCGGCGACGAGTTCGCTTTGACGCTCACGGACGAGTTCGGTCCCACAGGTGTTGCACTCGTGCGCGTGGCGGTCACGCGAGGAACCGTCGATGGGTTCGGGGATTCGACCCAGGCTGTCGGCGAGGAACTGGACAGTAGCGACGTCGGCCTCGACGGCGTGGGGGCCACAGAGATCGCCATCGGCGAGTTGGTACAGCGCAGCCCGTCCGCACTCCTCGCGCTCGCACTCGACTTCCATCAGACGCCCTCCGGCGCTTCGTGTCGAGTGATACGCCGGGCGACAGAGTGGGCTGGTCCCATCTCGGCGGCCTCGATGAACGCCTCGGCTATGTCGGTCGTCGTGTGAACGACGGTGCTCGTCGCCTCGTCAACGACGTAGTACGTCGGACTGTCTCGCTCGGAGTCCGCATGGTTAGTGCGGGTGGTACAGGGTGGAGTCATCGTCCGTATTCGCGCAGGGGGATAGCCTATATAAAGAAAACACAACTCGCACACCCTGTGCGAGAACGAACGTTACTGCACAGGGAACAATGATTGGGACGTCTTGTTATCAACAAAGCGGCTTTACTGGACCATTTCTGTGGACTTACTGGACCGGCTGCTATGTGGTCTCGAAAACACTTATTGTGGGGAAATAGTTACTTTGGGTTGTACATGCCTATTTGTCCTCGATGTAAGAACGATGCAGCGATGAGCACGCTTAAGAAATCGAAGACTGGGAAAGTCTGCGACGAATGTGGACGGGAGTTTTAATTCCATGCCTCTGTGTCCGCAGTGCAAAGAGGGAGCAATGATGACCACTGAGGCCCTCGCAGATGGAGAAAAGAGAGAAACCAAAATCTGTGATGAATGTGGAAACAAATTCTAACCATGCCACTTTGCCCAGAATGTAAGGGAGGCGTTGAGATTCATACCACCGTTGACAGTGACAAGGTGCGAACTTGCGATGAGTGCGGGAAACGGTTCTAATACACATGCCACTTTGCCCGAGATGTAAGTCCGACACGGAGACACACATGACAGTAAATATTGAGGAACCATCTATTTGCGATGAGTGTGGTAAGAAATTCTGATGACAGGCCCCGATGGGAATAACGAACAGAACGATCCTAATGCCGACGTAGACCTTTCCCAACTGGC from Salinigranum halophilum encodes the following:
- a CDS encoding recombinase family protein — encoded protein: MSEACIACYVRVSTADQSLDRQLTSTSEYAQNELGADLSEITTYRDKSTGTNTKRDGYRRLMEAVEADEVVAVVCHEISRMARSQQDLLSTVERVTAHDTSIHFVRDGLSFGDEKDSPMSRLQMQMLGAFAEWEARVKQMNTKEGIAARRAANDDYAHGPAPLGFEKDDGILVEGDDYLNVVAVLEAVESGELSKRKAAARLNTSRRSINRALEREGLYKV